The region AGGCCTCCGGTGGTAGCAGTGGTGGGATGTCGAAGGCCAAGGGAGCCCAGGAGCAGAGGGTGAGGATGGCTCAGAGGCTCAAGAAGATCAGAGGTGAAGGCCATGTAGAGGGAAGAGGGTCTGGAAGGGCCCTGGCTTGGGAAAGAGAAGGTCTAGGGCAGGTTATGAGAGACTTGCTTGCAAGTGATGAGTTTTCAGGGCCATCCTCCTAGCAGTGCTTCCTACTGATTGCATCTTTACCCACTAGACTTCTGCACTGACCCAGGGGCTGGAGCGAATTCCTGATCAGCTCGGGTACCTGGTCCTGAGTGAAGGTGCAGTGCTGGCGGTGCGTTCCGGGCAAGGGGGTTTCCCCCAAGTACACACGGCCGGGTGATCCCTTCTAACATTGCCCACTGTAGCCTCATTTCCCGCTGTTCGCGGCCTTAATTGGTACCATTCCTGCCTGGCATAGAGCAAGTTTTCAGTAATTAAATAAATCTCTAGAATCTTAGCATGGTAAGTGTTCTGAAGTAAAAGGGTTTACTAACTTTACCAAAGTCAGACAATTAGTCACAGGTTCATTGATAACTGATATTACCCAAGTTATTCTCGACTATGCCTTTATTTGGTATTCATTGAAGAGGATTTGTATTTTGTTCCCTAGTATACTACAGTGTTAGTTCTCTAGAAGTTTTCAGTCTAGCTAGAAACAAGGCTTATAGTTAAAAGTTGAAGGCAATGCCAGTGTTAAGACTTCTGAAGAAGTCTAGAAAATGAAGGATTCAGCCCTTTACGTTATCACTTGTATTATGACCAGGAATCCTTGGAGGACGTAAGAAATTCAGCTGGGCTTAAAGGATGGATGGTTGTAAAcaggcagaaaaggaaagggcTGAGAGGCGGACATATTTGCCAGAGCGACACCAGCCTGACTGACTTGGTGATAGGTTTATGTTAAAAAGATTTGGAAAGGTTTAGGGGAAGAAAAGGGTGTGGTTAGGAAAGATTTGACTGTGGACAACATTCAAGACTGGGTTAGCACATTTGGATTAATCTTGAGGGTAATAGGAGCTTTGAAGGCTTTTGAATAGAAACATGAGCTATGAAATAGTGGAGGAAGATTGTTCTAATAGGTGTGAATTTGGGCTGGAAGGGGAGGGATCCAGAAGTGGGGAGGCTGCTGCAGAAGGGAATCTGTCTATTAGTCTGGACTGGTGGCAGTGAGAAGGAACAAGGAGAGAATTTAAAGGAAGAATCAATATATCTTTGTAATGACTAGACATATGTAATAGAGGAGGTACTTTTCATTCAATCCTAGAATGGTGGTATCTTTAACAGAAAATTAGTAAAGGAAGTTGATTGGGGAATGGGAGCAGTAAGGGGAATTTTGATGGCTTGACTTTAGATACTGAGTTTGAAATAGAATAATAGCAGTTAATATATGTACACAAAACCCTTATAAGCCTGTAAGATAGGTAATAtctccaatttacagatgaggaagctgaggtacAGATGTCCAAGAGAGTAAAGGGAACTGAACTTAACCTAGTGGGAGGCCCACAccgaggaggtggggagaagttGCAACATTCACCAGAAAAAAGGAAGCCCAGGCCACTGATGTTACTATTCAAGACCTAGGTAATAGGAGGGGGATCAAGgataaaaagaatgtttatttcagAGTCTACAGACAGGGCAACAAGTGGGAAGACTGAGCCTTGGTCAGTGGTGGGTGGGCACTGATGTTTGAGGGTGTGGTTATATCAAGTaagtggggacagggagagaaatcaaGTTTCAAGGGGTGAGAAAAATGGTGGCTAGTAAAGAAGTGGATGAGTCACGGCTCAGCAGGGGAAGCCCAGTAGAAGGATGAGAAACAGTATGGCATCAAGAGGGCCAACGTCATAGGAAAGTTTCAGGTTTGTTTTTCCGAAGCTGAGGTGACCATTGGGAGAGGGTACCAATGCTAGGGCCAAGTGACTCTCCCTGGAATTCTTTCCCAATTCTGTTCCCTAATTTCTGCCGTCCTCCTTCCTTTGTCTGCATGTAGTCATCTGGGGATCTAGAGAATGATGAGCAGGCAGCCAGTGCCATCTCGGAGCTGGTCAGCACAGCCTGCGGTTTCCGGCTACATCACGGCATGAACATACCCTTCAAGCGCCTGTCGGGTGAGCCACAGCCCTTGCCCCTAGTGGTGGTGATAGGGAGTGGGGTGTTTCCAGAGGTGGGGTGCTCTCCTCAGGGGGAAAAACACACTTGTTTCCTACCaacctcctgccctctctccctgggGTCCCCGGTTCTGGCCACTTTTCTTCCCTTTGGGATTCACCCCTGCATCTCAGAAGTATGAGAAAACAAGGAGGGGATTGAATAGAGACCTCCCACCTTTAGATCTCTGAGCCTTGAACCATTGAATTTCTTTGGCTCTTGATCCCAGCCAGTTTGTGTGAGATCCCATGGAGGCCATTGCATCCCACTAACTCTgtgctcccttccctttcccgGGGCTTGGGAAGGTGTGTCTCCCTTCCAGTGGTCTTTGGAGAACACACGCTGCTGGTGACCGTGTCAGGACAGAGGGTGTTTGTGGTGAAGAGGCAGAACCGAGGCCGGGAGCCCATTGACGTCTGAGCCTGCCAAAGGCGAGGGGCAGAGGTGGACTGGGTCCATGAGCCTCTGATGAGAAAGATGCAAACTTCTTCCACCTTTCTTGGCCTGCTGCTAGAACTAAGGCTttctgtctcccccccccccccaccccctattACCtggaagggcttggtgatgcaTTATGTTAAGGACAGTGAGGACAATAAACACGAGTCTATTGATGTTCCCAGGCCCAGGGATGCgtgtatggggtgggggtggggggtgcaatGCCCATATCTTCCATCTTCTGGGAAGAAAGTGTGGTGCCTCAGCCCAAAGATGTGGAGCTAGGACACCTCCAGGCGTTATCAAACTGGGAATCAAAaagaaatgggggaagggagcTGACAGGAGCTATTTGGTATGCATGGTGAAGGGAATCATTTTGAACCTCTGAGTCGCTGCTCCTGCCACCCACACACAAAGAACAGTCATTCTTCTCCCTCCTCAACAGGCATTTAATAGTCTTATTTCAGTGGAAGCAGTAGTTGGAGAATAAGTTACAGGGACAGaccaaaaaacagacaaaaaaacccccataCAACTTAAAGTGCTTCAGGCTGCAAACGTAAAcaagaggggcaggaggaggccacCTAGCTATCTCCCCTCACCTCTGACACAGGAGGGTCATTCATTGTCTGGGTCCCTTTACCATCACCACCCTCTAATCtcagccctggggtgggtgggtaggtgagAGGGAATGTCAGAGGCAGGAAAAACAACTTAATAGGAATGagaaaacactttgtaaactTAGAGCCAGGGTACAAGGCAGGGAACAAGGGAGCACTTGGAACCCTTGGCCTGACCCAGGGGTGGGGCCAGCCCCCCCCCCAGGAAGTCAGGGAAATACTATTGGTTTAGTGCTGCAGCCATACCCACCCATTTCACAGCTTCTTCCCTCATCAGCAGACACAGACAGGTACCCTGGAGGGCCTCCTCACCCACAGTGGGAGGCATCCCTAGGGAGGCACAGCCTAGGACAAGGACCCCCTCTGGAGGCATTCGATTCCTGGGAGTGTAAGAGCCAGCACAGTGCTACTTGACAGGCTCCACCACCAGGACCTTGCACTCGCGCTTGGCAATCTTGTCCAGAGAAAGCACAGCCTTTTCTGGGGGTAAGTAGAGGGGGCGGCCAACAGGGGAGGCCACGGGGGGTGTGATGGCCCTGCGCTCCATCACACTGCCCGACCTGGAGAAAGGCAGAGGATGTGGGCTCTGGTTAGACCTCAGGAActcttcctgctccctctccaATTCCGGCCTCTACCGAGTCCAGTGGCACCCCTCCTTTGGTTCCATACCTCATGAGGTGGCTGCGAGAGGGTTGTTGGTGGGAGAAGGACTGAGAGCGGCCCAGGCTGGCCTGGTGCCTCTCCACCAAGTCCCGCACAGCTGGGCTACTAGGACTGCTCTTTCGAGAGAGAG is a window of Desmodus rotundus isolate HL8 chromosome 1, HLdesRot8A.1, whole genome shotgun sequence DNA encoding:
- the LAMTOR4 gene encoding ragulator complex protein LAMTOR4 isoform X3; translated protein: MTSALTQGLERIPDQLGYLVLSEGAVLASSGDLENDEQAASAISELVSTACGFRLHHGMNIPFKRLSVVFGEHTLLVTVSGQRVFVVKRQNRGREPIDV
- the LAMTOR4 gene encoding ragulator complex protein LAMTOR4 isoform X5, with product MSSGDLENDEQAASAISELVSTACGFRLHHGMNIPFKRLSVVFGEHTLLVTVSGQRVFVVKRQNRGREPIDV
- the LAMTOR4 gene encoding ragulator complex protein LAMTOR4 isoform X1, yielding MGSRCALTSYSPLDGEGLERETSALTQGLERIPDQLGYLVLSEGAVLASSGDLENDEQAASAISELVSTACGFRLHHGMNIPFKRLSVVFGEHTLLVTVSGQRVFVVKRQNRGREPIDV
- the LAMTOR4 gene encoding ragulator complex protein LAMTOR4 isoform X6; translation: MSSGDLENDEQAASAISELVSTACGFRLHHGMNIPFKRLSVVFGEHTLLVTVSGQRVFVVKRQNRGREPIDV
- the LAMTOR4 gene encoding ragulator complex protein LAMTOR4 isoform X4 — its product is MTSALTQGLERIPDQLGYLVLSEGAVLASSGDLENDEQAASAISELVSTACGFRLHHGMNIPFKRLSGVSPFQWSLENTRCW
- the LAMTOR4 gene encoding ragulator complex protein LAMTOR4 isoform X2, whose protein sequence is MGSRCALTSYSPLDGEGLERETSALTQGLERIPDQLGYLVLSEGAVLASSGDLENDEQAASAISELVSTACGFRLHHGMNIPFKRLSGVSPFQWSLENTRCW